Proteins encoded in a region of the Enterococcus gilvus ATCC BAA-350 genome:
- the topA gene encoding type I DNA topoisomerase: protein MAYKYLVIVESPAKAKTIEKYLGRNYKVVASVGHVRDLPKSKMGIDVENNYEPHYISIRGKGDVIKGLKQAAKKAEKVYLASDPDREGEAIAWHLAYLLGLDLKDKNRVVFNEITKDAVKAAFKEPRSIDVSLVDAQQARRALDRLVGYSISPILWKKIKKGLSAGRVQSIALKIIIDREQEIRKFIPEEYWSIDGNFKKKTKKFKANFWGIDGKKKKLSDAEAVKEITSKINGKDYEVTKVEKKERKRNPALPFTTSNMQQESARKLNFRTRKTMMVAQQLYEGIALGKQGTVGLITYMRTDSTRISDTAKTEAAEFIEKKYGKEYSQHHARKVKNPQGAQDAHEAIRPTSVHRTPDEMKQYLDKDQLKLYTLIWSRFVASQMTAAILDTMKVTLEQNGVIFIANGSKIKFKGFMQVYIEGRDDGKEDKENILPELEKGDIVQSVNIEPKQHFTQPPARFSEATLIKTLEENGVGRPSTYAPTLDTIQRRYYVKLTQRRFEPTELGEIVNTLIVDFFPQIIDVNFTAEMENDLDKIEEGKEEWTKVVDRFYKPFAVELEKAEEGIEKIQIKDEPAGFDCDVCGHPMVIKLGRYGKFYACSNFPDCRNTKPIIKEIGVECPVCHKGQVVERKSKKNRLFYGCSRYPDCDFTSWDKPIGRNCPKCDGYLVEKKVKGGKQVVCINGDYEETVQK from the coding sequence TTGGCCTATAAATACCTAGTTATCGTTGAATCACCGGCGAAAGCCAAGACCATTGAGAAATATTTAGGAAGAAACTACAAAGTGGTGGCAAGCGTCGGTCATGTTCGCGACTTACCAAAAAGCAAAATGGGGATTGATGTTGAGAACAATTATGAACCCCATTACATTTCCATCCGCGGCAAAGGTGATGTCATTAAAGGATTGAAGCAAGCGGCAAAAAAAGCAGAAAAAGTTTATCTAGCGAGTGACCCGGATAGAGAAGGAGAAGCTATCGCTTGGCATCTTGCCTATTTATTGGGGTTAGACCTAAAAGACAAAAATCGGGTAGTTTTTAATGAAATTACAAAAGATGCTGTTAAAGCCGCGTTTAAAGAGCCTCGATCAATCGATGTTTCTTTGGTGGATGCTCAACAAGCGCGTCGTGCTCTGGATCGCCTCGTTGGCTACTCTATTTCGCCGATCCTTTGGAAGAAAATAAAAAAAGGATTGAGCGCTGGTCGTGTTCAGTCCATTGCATTAAAAATCATCATTGACCGTGAACAAGAAATTCGAAAATTCATTCCTGAAGAGTATTGGAGTATTGATGGAAACTTCAAAAAGAAAACGAAGAAATTCAAAGCCAATTTTTGGGGAATTGATGGGAAAAAGAAAAAATTATCTGATGCAGAAGCTGTAAAAGAGATTACCTCGAAAATCAATGGTAAAGATTATGAAGTTACCAAGGTTGAGAAAAAGGAACGCAAACGTAATCCAGCGTTGCCATTTACAACAAGTAATATGCAACAGGAGTCTGCTCGTAAGCTTAATTTCCGAACGCGAAAAACTATGATGGTTGCACAGCAGTTGTATGAAGGAATAGCATTAGGAAAGCAAGGAACGGTAGGTTTGATTACTTATATGCGTACCGATTCGACTCGTATTTCGGACACAGCTAAAACTGAAGCGGCTGAATTCATCGAAAAAAAATATGGTAAAGAATATTCTCAGCATCATGCACGTAAGGTAAAAAATCCTCAAGGAGCGCAAGACGCTCACGAGGCAATCCGCCCTACGAGTGTGCATCGTACACCCGATGAGATGAAACAGTATTTGGATAAGGATCAATTAAAATTATATACGTTAATTTGGTCACGTTTTGTTGCCAGTCAAATGACAGCAGCGATTTTAGATACAATGAAAGTAACGTTAGAACAAAATGGTGTAATTTTTATAGCGAATGGTTCAAAAATTAAGTTTAAAGGGTTTATGCAAGTTTATATTGAAGGTCGCGATGATGGAAAAGAAGACAAGGAGAACATCTTACCTGAACTTGAAAAAGGCGACATCGTTCAATCTGTCAATATTGAACCGAAACAACACTTTACTCAACCACCCGCACGCTTTAGTGAAGCAACACTGATTAAGACGTTAGAAGAAAACGGTGTTGGTCGCCCTTCAACTTATGCGCCAACATTAGACACGATTCAACGCCGCTATTATGTAAAATTGACGCAACGTCGTTTTGAGCCAACAGAACTTGGTGAAATCGTCAATACATTGATTGTCGACTTCTTCCCGCAAATCATCGATGTCAATTTTACGGCAGAAATGGAAAATGATTTAGATAAAATTGAAGAAGGCAAAGAAGAATGGACGAAGGTCGTTGATCGTTTTTATAAACCTTTTGCGGTCGAATTAGAAAAAGCCGAGGAAGGGATTGAAAAAATCCAGATCAAAGACGAACCTGCTGGGTTTGATTGCGACGTTTGTGGACATCCTATGGTAATTAAGCTTGGTCGTTATGGAAAATTTTATGCATGTAGCAATTTCCCGGATTGTCGAAACACGAAGCCGATAATTAAAGAAATCGGTGTAGAATGTCCAGTTTGTCATAAAGGACAAGTTGTCGAACGTAAGTCAAAGAAAAATCGTTTGTTTTACGGATGCTCACGGTATCCTGATTGTGATTTTACTTCATGGGATAAACCAATCGGCCGTAATTGTCCAAAATGTGATGGCTATTTAGTAGAGAAAAAAGTTAAAGGCGGTAAACAAGTCGTTTGTATCAATGGCGATTATGAAGAAACCGTACAAAAATAA
- the dprA gene encoding DNA-processing protein DprA, giving the protein MKNNFLLRLSLTKGIGAFGKHRVYQFAKRHQRWHFDGLEIRLLAQTTKSNNWNELTDDFLHEINSTHHYITIEDEEYPETLRHVPTPPLVIFYKGNIKLLKRDMLAVVGAREATKYGYQVLEELMPELTKRGFVIVSGLAKGIDSFAHQFAISNQGKTIGVVGTGLDICYPKSSGNLQIEMSQQHLVLSEYPNGTSPAKFHFPMRNRIIAGLSSGVLVVEAKKRSGSLITAQQALDYGKDVFVVPGSILDGRSSGCHQLIQDGAICVEKAQDIFDSYDLWKKIR; this is encoded by the coding sequence TTGAAAAATAATTTTCTATTACGTTTGAGTTTAACAAAAGGTATCGGCGCTTTTGGCAAGCATCGTGTGTACCAATTCGCAAAGCGTCATCAACGTTGGCATTTTGATGGACTAGAGATTCGACTATTAGCCCAAACAACAAAATCCAATAATTGGAACGAATTAACAGATGATTTTTTGCACGAGATCAACTCTACCCATCACTATATTACAATTGAAGATGAAGAGTATCCAGAGACGTTGCGGCATGTCCCAACACCTCCTTTAGTCATTTTTTACAAAGGGAACATAAAATTATTAAAGAGAGATATGCTTGCTGTCGTCGGTGCTCGAGAAGCAACGAAGTATGGGTATCAAGTATTAGAAGAGTTGATGCCCGAGCTGACTAAAAGAGGATTCGTTATCGTTAGTGGCTTAGCGAAGGGGATTGATAGTTTTGCTCATCAATTTGCTATAAGCAATCAAGGAAAAACGATTGGTGTAGTTGGAACCGGCTTAGATATTTGTTATCCTAAAAGTAGTGGGAATTTGCAAATCGAAATGAGTCAACAGCATTTAGTATTAAGTGAATACCCCAATGGCACCTCGCCAGCTAAATTTCATTTCCCCATGCGTAATCGAATCATTGCCGGATTAAGTAGTGGTGTATTGGTGGTTGAAGCAAAGAAACGGAGCGGTTCACTGATTACAGCGCAACAGGCTCTGGACTATGGCAAAGATGTTTTTGTTGTTCCAGGATCCATTTTGGACGGTCGTTCTAGTGGGTGTCATCAATTGATTCAAGATGGTGCAATCTGCGTTGAAAAGGCCCAAGATATTTTTGATTCCTATGATTTGTGGAAGAAAATTCGTTAG
- the trmFO gene encoding FADH(2)-oxidizing methylenetetrahydrofolate--tRNA-(uracil(54)-C(5))-methyltransferase TrmFO — protein sequence MVKTVNVIGAGLAGSEAAWQLAEAGVPVNLYEMRPVKSTPAHHTADFAELVCSNSLRGNGLTNAVGVLKEEMRRLNSIVVTSADETAVPAGGALAVDRNNFSALITRKVKEHPLVTVVLEEIKKIPEGITVIASGPLTSESLAEEIADYNGSHGFYFYDAAAPIIDSSTIDREKVYLKSRYDKGEAAYLNCPMTEEEFTRFYHALIEAEVAPQKEFEKEKFFEGCMPIEVLAKRGIKTMLFGPMKPVGLEDPKTGKRPYAVIQLRQDNAAASMYNIVGFQTHLKWGEQKRVFRMIPGLENAEFLRYGVMHRNSFMNSPELLKPTYQSKKRNDLFFAGQMTGVEGYVESAGSGLVAGLNAGRLAKGEELLEFPRETAIGSMAYYITHAEGKHFQPMNANFGLFPALPERIRDKKLRYETLAERALNALSAMTI from the coding sequence ATGGTAAAAACAGTGAATGTAATAGGAGCAGGCCTTGCTGGAAGCGAAGCTGCATGGCAATTAGCAGAAGCGGGTGTTCCTGTAAATTTATATGAGATGCGACCGGTGAAATCTACACCGGCACATCACACTGCGGATTTTGCAGAACTTGTCTGCAGCAATTCATTGCGTGGCAATGGATTAACGAATGCAGTGGGTGTTTTGAAGGAAGAAATGCGACGTCTAAACTCTATTGTTGTCACCTCTGCTGACGAAACGGCAGTACCCGCTGGTGGTGCGCTTGCGGTGGATCGAAATAACTTTTCTGCTCTTATCACAAGGAAGGTCAAAGAGCATCCATTGGTGACTGTTGTACTTGAGGAAATAAAAAAAATTCCTGAAGGAATCACAGTTATTGCTTCAGGACCATTAACATCAGAAAGTTTAGCAGAAGAAATCGCTGACTATAATGGTTCACATGGCTTTTATTTTTATGATGCAGCGGCCCCGATTATAGACAGTTCTACAATAGACCGTGAAAAAGTTTATTTGAAGTCTCGCTATGACAAGGGAGAGGCAGCGTACCTTAACTGCCCAATGACAGAAGAAGAATTTACGCGTTTTTATCACGCGTTGATCGAAGCGGAAGTTGCTCCACAAAAAGAATTTGAGAAAGAGAAATTTTTCGAAGGGTGTATGCCTATAGAAGTTCTTGCTAAGCGTGGAATAAAGACGATGCTGTTCGGACCAATGAAACCTGTAGGCTTAGAGGACCCAAAAACGGGCAAACGCCCTTATGCGGTAATTCAATTGCGACAGGATAACGCAGCGGCCTCCATGTACAATATCGTCGGTTTTCAAACGCATTTAAAATGGGGCGAGCAAAAACGTGTATTTCGAATGATTCCCGGTTTAGAAAATGCTGAGTTCCTACGTTATGGTGTAATGCATCGAAATAGTTTTATGAATTCTCCAGAACTATTAAAGCCCACTTATCAAAGCAAGAAGCGTAACGATTTATTTTTTGCCGGTCAGATGACAGGAGTAGAAGGGTATGTTGAAAGCGCAGGAAGTGGTCTTGTTGCAGGTCTTAATGCCGGAAGATTAGCTAAGGGAGAAGAGTTGCTTGAGTTCCCACGGGAAACTGCAATAGGTTCAATGGCTTATTATATTACCCACGCTGAGGGCAAGCATTTTCAGCCGATGAATGCTAATTTTGGTTTGTTTCCCGCTTTACCAGAACGCATTCGTGACAAAAAATTGCGTTATGAAACATTAGCAGAACGGGCATTAAATGCTTTATCAGCTATGACTATCTAA
- a CDS encoding NUDIX hydrolase N-terminal domain-containing protein encodes MDEQLLDWAIEIQALAQAGLTYTKDPFDQERFERLRTIATEMLSVQSPIPIPHLRQLFAEEVGYPTPKLDTRAAIFSDNKILLVQEKNRLWSLPGGWVDIDQSIKENTVKETFEETGLTVEPLRITAVQDRNKHNLPRYAYSVCKIFVECRLIGGHFVKNIETTQIDWFSLSSLPSLAEEKNTKKQIEMCFEAHNHAAWDVLFD; translated from the coding sequence ATGGACGAACAATTATTAGATTGGGCCATTGAGATTCAAGCACTTGCACAAGCTGGTCTGACTTATACAAAAGATCCATTTGATCAAGAGCGCTTTGAACGACTTCGTACCATTGCCACTGAGATGCTGTCCGTTCAATCACCTATTCCCATTCCACATTTAAGGCAATTATTTGCGGAAGAAGTTGGGTATCCTACTCCTAAGTTAGACACCCGAGCCGCCATATTTTCCGACAACAAGATTTTACTTGTTCAAGAAAAAAATAGATTATGGTCTTTGCCAGGCGGATGGGTAGATATTGATCAATCCATCAAAGAAAACACTGTGAAGGAAACATTCGAGGAAACTGGATTGACAGTTGAACCTTTAAGAATCACCGCTGTTCAGGATAGGAATAAACATAATCTTCCTCGCTATGCCTACAGTGTATGTAAAATATTTGTAGAGTGCCGCTTAATCGGCGGACACTTTGTCAAAAATATCGAAACAACACAAATTGATTGGTTCTCTTTGTCTTCGCTCCCTTCATTAGCAGAAGAGAAGAACACAAAGAAACAAATTGAAATGTGCTTTGAAGCGCATAATCATGCTGCTTGGGATGTTTTATTTGATTAA
- the xerC gene encoding tyrosine recombinase XerC produces MQEFMTYLITERGYSEKTKEAYQRDLDDFSHFLENSGEASLIAVDHLDVRVYLAFLNDQKYSRNTISRKIASLRSFYHYLLKHEKIKENPFSYVHLKKKQARLPRFFYEKEIELLFDSVNGTKPLDQRNRALLEVLYGSGLRVSECANLTLSVIDLDNSVMLIHGKGNKDRYVPIGSYAADAIQEFIQDGRKKLMDHFGKEHDYLFINHRGEQITSTGIEYVLNQLIKKSSLTSDIHPHMLRHTFATHLLNNGADLRTVQELLGHANLSTTQIYTHVTKESLQKSYRSFHPRA; encoded by the coding sequence ATGCAAGAATTTATGACCTATTTAATAACGGAGCGAGGATATTCAGAAAAGACGAAAGAAGCGTATCAACGAGATCTAGATGATTTTTCTCATTTTCTAGAAAACTCTGGAGAAGCCTCTTTAATAGCAGTAGACCATTTGGATGTACGTGTTTATCTAGCCTTCTTAAATGATCAAAAATATAGTCGTAATACGATTAGTCGAAAAATTGCCAGTTTGCGATCTTTTTATCACTATTTGTTGAAACACGAAAAAATCAAAGAGAATCCTTTTTCTTATGTACACCTTAAAAAAAAGCAAGCACGACTTCCACGTTTTTTTTACGAGAAGGAAATTGAGCTTTTGTTCGATAGTGTTAACGGGACAAAACCATTGGATCAACGAAACCGCGCACTATTAGAAGTGCTTTACGGATCTGGGCTTCGAGTAAGTGAATGTGCAAACCTGACACTGTCAGTTATTGATTTAGATAATAGTGTGATGCTCATTCATGGTAAGGGAAACAAGGATCGCTATGTGCCGATAGGTTCCTATGCTGCGGATGCGATCCAAGAATTTATTCAAGACGGACGGAAAAAGTTAATGGATCATTTTGGCAAGGAGCATGATTACCTTTTTATTAATCATCGAGGAGAGCAAATTACCTCCACCGGAATCGAATATGTTCTTAATCAGCTTATTAAGAAAAGCAGCTTAACTAGCGACATTCATCCGCATATGCTCCGGCACACATTTGCCACACATTTACTTAATAATGGAGCAGATTTACGAACGGTTCAGGAGCTTTTAGGGCATGCCAATTTATCGACAACACAAATTTATACACACGTAACAAAAGAAAGTTTACAAAAAAGTTATCGCTCTTTTCACCCAAGAGCTTAA
- the hslV gene encoding ATP-dependent protease subunit HslV: MSESQFHSTTICAIEKDGKLAMAGDGQVTMGEQVIMKGTARKVRRIYNGKVVVGFAGSVADAFTLEEKFEGKLNEYNGNLQRAAVELAQEWRTQQAMKNLEALLIVMNDEEMLLVSGNGEVIAPDDGILAIGSGGNYALAASRAMKKHNSEMSAKEIAESALNIAADICVFTNHNIIVEEM, encoded by the coding sequence ATGTCTGAATCACAATTTCATTCAACAACGATCTGCGCGATCGAAAAAGATGGGAAATTAGCAATGGCAGGTGACGGTCAAGTCACTATGGGAGAACAAGTAATCATGAAAGGAACAGCTCGAAAAGTTCGTCGTATATACAACGGCAAAGTGGTCGTAGGATTTGCTGGAAGTGTAGCCGATGCATTTACTTTGGAAGAAAAGTTTGAGGGGAAATTAAACGAGTACAATGGAAATCTGCAACGTGCAGCAGTTGAATTAGCGCAAGAATGGCGTACACAACAAGCTATGAAAAATTTAGAAGCATTATTGATCGTTATGAACGATGAAGAAATGCTCTTAGTATCAGGAAACGGAGAGGTCATTGCACCAGATGATGGTATTTTGGCTATTGGATCAGGTGGAAACTATGCATTGGCAGCTTCTCGTGCCATGAAGAAGCACAACTCTGAAATGAGTGCTAAGGAAATCGCTGAAAGTGCATTGAATATTGCAGCTGATATTTGTGTGTTTACAAATCACAATATTATCGTAGAGGAAATGTAA
- the hslU gene encoding ATP-dependent protease ATPase subunit HslU, with amino-acid sequence MTEVNKTPKEIVSDLDQYIIGQNEAKRSVAIALRNRYRRMQLEESMQQEVTPKNILMIGPTGVGKTEIARRLARIVKAPFVKVEATKFTEVGYVGRDVESMVRDLVENAITIVEKDQYSKVYSQALKRANKRLVKILVPGIKKEQKQSSNPYEQMMNIFNQAQTEPKEEVTEDIKVNRQTVQDQLEKGLLDQREVTIEVTEPKKSMPMNNGLEQMGIDLSDTLGALTPEKKVQRTVTVKEAQELLIKEEQAQLVNEGDIYTAAIKLAESSGIIFIDEIDKITSKSQQNSGEVSREGVQRDILPIVEGSQVNTKYGAIQTDHILFIASGAFSLSKPSDLIPELQGRFPIRVELSDLSAEDFVQILTEPNNALIKQYIALVGTENVEIVFTQEAIERIAQIAFDVNRETDNIGARRLHTILEKLLEDLLFEAPDMQMGEIKITEAYVDEKLASIAQNKDLSRFIL; translated from the coding sequence ATGACTGAAGTAAATAAAACACCAAAAGAAATTGTGAGTGATTTAGATCAATATATAATCGGACAAAATGAAGCAAAGCGCTCTGTAGCGATCGCTTTACGGAATCGTTACCGTCGCATGCAATTGGAAGAATCCATGCAACAAGAAGTGACGCCAAAAAATATTTTAATGATTGGGCCCACTGGTGTTGGTAAGACAGAAATTGCTCGACGTTTAGCTCGGATTGTCAAAGCACCATTCGTAAAAGTTGAGGCTACGAAATTTACAGAAGTTGGTTATGTAGGTCGAGATGTAGAATCAATGGTTCGTGATTTAGTCGAAAATGCAATTACGATTGTTGAAAAAGATCAATATTCAAAAGTCTATTCGCAAGCTTTGAAGCGAGCAAATAAGCGCTTAGTGAAAATCTTGGTTCCAGGAATCAAAAAGGAACAAAAGCAAAGCAGCAATCCTTACGAACAGATGATGAATATCTTTAATCAAGCACAGACCGAACCCAAAGAAGAGGTCACGGAAGATATTAAAGTTAATCGTCAAACGGTACAAGATCAATTAGAGAAAGGCTTACTAGATCAACGTGAAGTAACGATCGAAGTAACAGAACCCAAAAAATCAATGCCAATGAACAACGGATTAGAACAAATGGGAATTGATTTATCGGATACTCTTGGTGCTTTGACCCCTGAGAAAAAAGTTCAACGCACTGTAACGGTGAAAGAAGCGCAAGAACTATTAATAAAAGAGGAACAAGCACAATTAGTGAATGAGGGGGATATTTACACGGCAGCTATTAAATTAGCCGAGAGTTCAGGTATAATTTTTATTGACGAAATCGATAAAATCACTTCTAAGTCACAGCAAAATTCGGGTGAGGTTTCTCGTGAGGGTGTGCAGAGAGATATTCTGCCTATCGTTGAAGGCTCTCAAGTAAATACGAAATATGGTGCGATTCAAACAGACCATATTCTATTCATTGCAAGCGGTGCATTTAGTCTATCGAAACCGAGTGATTTGATTCCCGAATTGCAAGGTCGGTTCCCAATTCGCGTTGAATTAAGTGATTTATCGGCAGAAGATTTTGTTCAAATTTTGACTGAGCCGAATAACGCATTGATCAAACAATATATTGCTTTAGTTGGCACTGAGAATGTTGAGATTGTTTTCACACAGGAAGCAATTGAACGCATCGCACAAATCGCTTTTGATGTTAATCGTGAGACGGACAACATTGGTGCGCGACGATTACACACAATTTTGGAAAAATTATTAGAAGATCTTTTATTTGAAGCTCCAGATATGCAAATGGGAGAAATTAAGATTACCGAAGCTTATGTAGATGAAAAATTAGCTTCGATTGCGCAAAATAAAGATTTAAGTCGTTTCATTCTTTAA
- a CDS encoding ribonuclease HII, whose product MEKIAVSKIKEILKEITTPDDPRLIEFQKDTRKGVQLAVSQWQRKKDKYLALEKKYKEMSLFEEEKKAAGFRAICGIDEVGRGPLAGPVVAAAVILNDGHAILGLNDSKQLSSNKREELVKEIKKNARAIGIGEATAEEIDQLNIYQATKVAMQRAIDHLEIAPDCLLIDAMALDNGLPQEKIIKGDARSVSIAAASIIAKVYRDEWMANYGERYPEYGFAKNAGYGTKEHLKAIDEQGILPIHRKTFAPIKNK is encoded by the coding sequence ATGGAAAAAATAGCAGTAAGTAAAATTAAGGAAATACTGAAAGAAATCACCACTCCTGATGATCCACGTTTAATCGAGTTTCAGAAGGATACACGAAAAGGCGTACAGCTTGCCGTATCACAATGGCAAAGAAAGAAAGATAAGTACCTGGCGCTGGAAAAAAAATATAAAGAAATGTCTCTCTTTGAAGAAGAGAAAAAAGCCGCCGGTTTTCGAGCGATTTGTGGTATTGATGAAGTGGGACGTGGTCCCTTGGCCGGTCCGGTAGTCGCTGCAGCGGTAATTTTGAATGATGGACATGCTATACTTGGTTTAAATGATTCTAAGCAGCTTTCTTCTAATAAAAGAGAGGAGCTGGTGAAAGAGATTAAAAAAAATGCTCGTGCCATCGGAATTGGTGAAGCAACTGCTGAGGAAATTGATCAGCTAAACATTTATCAGGCGACTAAAGTTGCTATGCAACGAGCAATTGATCATTTGGAAATTGCTCCGGATTGTTTACTGATTGACGCAATGGCTTTAGATAACGGCCTTCCACAGGAAAAAATTATCAAAGGTGATGCCCGTTCAGTATCAATAGCTGCTGCAAGTATTATTGCCAAAGTTTATCGAGACGAGTGGATGGCAAATTACGGAGAGCGGTATCCTGAATATGGATTTGCAAAAAATGCAGGTTACGGGACCAAAGAACATTTGAAGGCAATTGATGAACAAGGAATTTTACCCATCCACAGAAAAACTTTTGCACCAATTAAAAATAAATAA
- a CDS encoding aldose 1-epimerase family protein: protein MSVTISNDFLEATIDERGAELTSLRANDIEYIWQADPKYWGRHAPFLFPFVGRLKNDEYTYKEKTYPMGQHGFARDKDFKVVEHAQDKAIFLLESDEDTRKIYPFDFSLRISYEVWGEGIRIRFNVENTGTEEMIFALGGHPAFNIPLTEDLSFDDYFIAFSPQKSRVKIPLEGPFTNLDQKTIGQTNTNIQLSRELFKEDALIYETRGLNAYTLGSEESSHSVTVAYNNIPYVGLWSPYPSDAPFVCIEPWWGFADTVDSTGRLEDKEGMNRLVPNGEFNTEFSITVS from the coding sequence ATGTCAGTGACGATCAGTAATGATTTCTTGGAAGCAACAATAGACGAGAGAGGTGCCGAATTAACAAGTTTGCGCGCTAACGATATTGAATATATTTGGCAAGCAGATCCTAAATATTGGGGACGGCATGCGCCGTTTCTATTTCCTTTTGTCGGTCGATTGAAGAATGATGAGTATACGTATAAAGAAAAAACATATCCAATGGGACAACACGGTTTTGCTCGTGACAAAGATTTTAAAGTTGTTGAACATGCACAGGACAAAGCAATCTTCTTGCTTGAAAGTGATGAAGACACGAGAAAAATATACCCATTTGATTTTTCTTTGAGGATTAGCTATGAGGTTTGGGGTGAAGGGATTCGCATCCGATTTAATGTCGAAAATACTGGGACAGAAGAAATGATTTTTGCATTAGGCGGACATCCAGCGTTCAATATTCCTTTGACGGAGGATTTAAGTTTTGATGATTACTTTATTGCTTTTTCTCCTCAAAAATCACGGGTAAAAATCCCTCTTGAAGGACCCTTTACCAATTTGGATCAAAAAACAATTGGACAAACGAATACAAATATTCAATTGAGTCGTGAACTTTTTAAGGAAGATGCGCTGATCTATGAAACTCGAGGATTGAACGCGTATACTTTGGGCAGTGAAGAATCTTCACATAGCGTGACAGTAGCGTACAATAATATTCCTTATGTCGGGTTATGGTCACCGTATCCGTCTGACGCACCTTTTGTCTGTATTGAACCTTGGTGGGGATTTGCTGATACCGTTGATAGTACAGGTCGTTTAGAAGATAAAGAAGGAATGAATCGCCTGGTTCCAAATGGGGAATTCAATACAGAATTCTCAATTACAGTTAGTTAA
- the codY gene encoding GTP-sensing pleiotropic transcriptional regulator CodY — METLLEKTRQINKLMQQKNAFEPAAELPYNNMARILGDILGSLTYVIGAEGELLGLNEKIDINTDRVRSFLVDRQFPDSYVAEMKEVIKTEANIPVADELTAFPTERAELYPNGLTTVIPIFGSGERLGTIVLARKEGAFDDDDLVLAEYGATVIGMEVLYQQFLNVEEKIRSQTAVQMAISTLSYSELKAVKAIFDALEGDEGRLTASNIADKIGITRSVIVNALRKLESAGIIESRSLGMKGTYLKVLNPLFKDELVKHK; from the coding sequence ATGGAAACTTTATTAGAAAAAACACGTCAAATTAATAAGCTGATGCAGCAGAAAAATGCTTTTGAGCCAGCTGCGGAATTGCCTTATAATAATATGGCGCGCATTTTAGGGGATATTTTAGGCTCTTTGACGTATGTTATTGGGGCGGAAGGAGAGTTGTTGGGATTAAATGAGAAGATCGATATAAATACGGATCGTGTTCGTTCTTTTCTCGTAGATCGCCAATTTCCTGACAGTTATGTGGCTGAAATGAAGGAAGTTATAAAAACTGAAGCAAACATTCCCGTTGCGGATGAACTAACTGCTTTCCCAACGGAACGAGCAGAACTGTATCCAAATGGTTTGACGACGGTCATTCCGATTTTTGGGTCTGGTGAACGTCTCGGGACAATTGTATTGGCTCGTAAAGAAGGAGCCTTTGACGACGATGATCTCGTTTTAGCAGAATACGGTGCTACAGTAATCGGAATGGAAGTTTTATATCAACAGTTTTTGAATGTTGAAGAAAAAATCCGCAGCCAAACGGCTGTTCAAATGGCTATAAGCACTCTCTCATATAGTGAATTAAAGGCTGTAAAAGCAATTTTTGATGCATTAGAAGGCGATGAAGGTCGTTTAACTGCATCAAATATAGCTGATAAGATCGGAATTACTCGTTCAGTGATTGTGAATGCTCTAAGAAAATTAGAATCAGCAGGAATCATTGAATCACGGTCTTTAGGAATGAAAGGGACCTATTTAAAAGTCTTAAATCCATTATTTAAAGACGAGTTGGTAAAACATAAATAA